A section of the Bombus fervidus isolate BK054 chromosome 9, iyBomFerv1, whole genome shotgun sequence genome encodes:
- the LOC139990725 gene encoding odorant receptor Or2-like: MEERVHMHDYAKLLVDLRVVSMKATLNEDFAYAMTPMKILSWPVGTWPLQDYNIFSAMRVIITSFFLLLMLTIVQSEMYLDSNDAEKNLDALVILTCGILAVSKVIRFRIRPAALISNFTSAVEDYNELRDEEKRVIVRKHAYMARAGSVSMIFFAYFSSILFITVPMLAEEEQKDILNVTEKSTSEYPIPSENVMALVKIPDNLYFIVFIIEYLMLLFTSTGNLGSDSLFFGITFHLCGQVEILKLDFQRLKDESEKTREHFNVLTKRHIYLINLANMLTETISSILVMQLFTSCILICTSGLQLIIALSIGNIVMVVKIFIVLSALMVQLFSYSYVGEYLRRQMEGIGDSMYFCNWYDIPKSVAKDIIYVIMRAQDPVFLKAGQFLVVNMETYTSIIKTSMSYLSVLRVMIKT, translated from the exons ATGGAAGAAAGGGTGCATATGCACGATTACGCGAAGTTACTTGTCGATCTTCGTGTTGTGAGCATGAAGGCGACGTTGAATGAAGATTTCGCTTACGCGATGACTCCGATGAAGATCTTGTCGTGGCCTGTTGGTACCTGGCCTCTTCAAGACTACAATATTTTTTCCGCCATGCGAGTCATAATCACGAGTTTTTTTTTG CTACTAATGCTAACGATCGTGCAGTCGGAGATGTATTTAGACAGCAACGACGCCGAGAAAAATCTTGACGCATTAGTAATACTAACCTGCGGCATTCTGGCGGTGTCAAAGGTCATTCGTTTTCGTATTCGGCCTGCTGCCCTTATCTCGAACTTTACGTCCGCGGTTGAGGATTATAACGAATTGAGGGACGAAGAGAAACGAGTGATAGTGCGAAAACACGCATATATGGCCAGAGCGGGTAGTGTCAGTATGATATTTTTCGCGTATTTCAGCTCGATTCTTTTCATAACTGTGCCAATGCTGGCTGAAGAGGAACAAAAAGATATACTTAACGTAACGGAGAAAAGTACATCGGAGTATCCCATACCTTCCGAAAATGTAATGGCACTAGTAAAAATACCGGATAATTTATACTTCATTGTTTTTATCATAGAATACTTGATGCTGCTATTTACCAGCACTGGAAATCTGG gaaGCGATTCGTTGTTTTTCGGTATCACTTTTCACCTGTGCGGTCAGGTAGAAATTCTGAAACTAGATTTCCAGAGACTGAAAGACGAGAGCGAAAAAACGAGAGAGCATTTCAACGTATTAACCAAGAGGCATATTTACTTAATTAACCTGGCCAATATGCTGACCGAGACCATCAGCTCTATCTTGGTTATGCAACTATTCACGAGTTGTATACTTATTTGTACAAGCG GACTTCAACTCATTATCGCTCTGAGCATTGGAAACATCGTCAtggttgtaaaaatatttatagtacTCAGCGCTCTCATGGTACAATTGTTTTCATACAGTTACGTGGGCGAATATTTAAGGCGTCAAATGGAAGGCATCGGTGACTCGATGTATTTCTGCAACTGGTACGATATACCGAAAAGTGTGgcaaaagatattatttatgtcATTATGAGAGCTCAAGATCCAGTTTTCCTGAAGGCAGGACAATTCCTTGTTGTTAATATGGAAACGTACACGAGTATCATAAAAACTTCGATGTCATATCTTTCAGTGCTTCGAGTTATGATAAAAACTTGA
- the LOC139990728 gene encoding odorant receptor 4-like, protein MKASTSKDFAYAMTPLKILSWPVGTWPLQDYDVFSAIRAIIATFFLLLMVTIVQSEMYLDNSDAEKNLDGLVFITCGSLAASKVIQFRIRPAALISNFTSAAEDYNKLRDEEKRVIMRKHAYMARVASASMIFFAYFSSILFITVPMLAEEEEKDIVNVTEESTSEYPIPSENVIALVKIPKNLYFIVFIIEYLMLLFTSTGNLGSDSLFFGIIFHLCGQVEILKLDFQRLKDENERTREHFNVLTKRHIYLINLANMLNETISSILVMQLFTSCILICTSGLQFILALNIGNIVMVVKTFIVLSTLMVQLFAYSYVGEYLRRQMEGIGDSMYFCNWYDIPKSVAKDIIYVIMRAQEPVFLKAGKFFIVNMETYMSIIKNSMSYLSVLRVMVSA, encoded by the exons ATGAAAGCGTCGACGAGTAAGGACTTCGCTTACGCGATGACTCCGTTGAAGATTTTGTCGTGGCCTGTAGGTACCTGGCCTCTTCAAGATTACGATGTCTTCTCCGCTATACGTGCCATAATTGCGACTTTTTTTTTG CTGCTAATGGTAACTATCGTGCAATCGGAGATGTACTTAGACAACAGTGATGCCGAGAAAAATCTGGATGGTCTAGTATTCATTACCTGCGGCAGTTTAGCAGCGTCAAAGGTTATACAGTTTCGTATTCGGCCTGCTGCTCTTATCTCAAATTTTACGTCCGCGGCTGAGGATTATAACAAATTGCGGGACGAAGAGAAACGAGTGATAATGCGAAAACACGCTTATATGGCCAGAGTGGCCAGTGCCAGTATGATATTTTTCGCGTATTTCAGCTCGATTCTTTTCATAACTGTGCCAATGCTGGctgaagaggaagagaaagatataGTTAACGTAACGGAGGAAAGTACATCGGAGTATCCTATACCTTCCGAAAATGTAATAGCACTCGTAAAAATACCGAAAAATTTATACTTCATTGTTTTTATCATAGAATACTTGATGCTGCTATTCACGAGCACTGGAAATCTAG gaAGCGATTCGTTGTTCTTTGGTATCATTTTTCACCTGTGCGGTCAGGTAGAAATTCTGAAACTAGATTTCCAGAGACTGAAAGATGAGAACGAAAGAACGAGGGAGCATTTCAATGTATTAACCAAGAGGCATATTTACTTAATTAACCTGGCCAATATGCTCAACGAGACGATCAGCTCTATCTTGGTTATGCAACTATTCACGAGTTGTATACTTATTTGTACAAGCG GACTTCAATTTATTCTCGCTCTGAACATTGGAAACATCGTCATGGTTGTAAAAACATTCATAGTACTCAGCACTCTCATGGTACAATTGTTTGCATACAGTTACGTGGGCGAATATTTAAGGCGTCAAATGGAAGGCATCGGTGACTCGATGTATTTCTGCAACTGGTACGATATACCGAAAAGTGTGgcaaaagatattatttatgtcATTATGAGAGCTCAAGAGCCAGTTTTCCTGAAGGctggaaaattttttattgttaatatggAAACGTACATGAGtatcataaaaaattctatgTCATATCTTTCAGTTCTTCGAGTTATGGTAAGCGCTTGA
- the LOC139991102 gene encoding uncharacterized protein — MTPLKIVSWPVGTWPLQDYDIFSAMRGTIVIFLMILMLMIVQTEMYFDRSDAEKNLDALLLIACGILAVSKIMWFRIRPAGLISNFTSAVKDYNDLEDQEKRAIMRMHAYMGRVVSGSVIIFAYVATVLFMIVPVLAGVEEEDIFNVTEESAPDYPMPSEYVMELIKMPDNLYFIVFIIECLMRLLVSTGNLGSDSLFFGITFHLCGQVEILKLDFNRLGNENERTMEHFTVLIKRHIYLLNLAKMLNETISSILVVQLFASCILICTTGFQFILDLSVGNIVMATKTFIVLSTLLVQLFAYSYVGEYLKLQMEGVGDSVYFCSWYDIPTSMAKDIIYVIMKSQDPVSLKAGKFFIVNMETYMSILKTSMSYLSVLRVMVNAWFVQTLLSAVCMNNRSKKRTYARIPHSKVCFQKMREKVAIEEYVRNFLVQETVLKVVGIWPTRNGSSFGRWIFAMMTQISTIYSLSLEVYRHCLDIDDTMDAFVMDLSSIVSLAKLFIMRRNSKHAYVLINSVLKDWSAVNDSRHEDIMTEYYKKGRIVSLTILYLGYASGLSFIVKALPFGEILPFKMFQNSANSSANLKGSLEMNYFLASYCVFGSLPLLQQICVLILQAMHIFVNAVAHCANDGLFFSLTMHLCGQFEVLKMNFTKFELQEFGCHKKLRFLVKRHCQLLMLANDLEQTFNMIILVQLLMSALLICVEGFVFLVCLATRDNFGALKSVVLMVTLLIQLYLYAYAGDVLESRSTEIAHGVYDSPWYQPRGHVARDLMMIINRGHRSYHVTAGKFLSMNIFTFKEILRSSASYLSVLKVMMDT, encoded by the exons ATGACTCCGTTGAAGATTGTGTCGTGGCCTGTAGGTACCTGGCCTCTTCAAGACTACGACATCTTCTCAGCTATGCGTGGCACCATAGTGATCTTTCTTATG ATACTAATGCTAATGATCGTGCAAACGGAGATGTACTTCGACAGAAGCGATGCCGAAAAAAACCTTGACGCCCTACTATTAATTGCCTGCGGTATTTTGGCGGTGTCAAAGATTATGTGGTTTCGTATTCGACCAGCTGgtcttatttcgaattttaccTCGGCCGTCAAGGATTATAACGATTTGGAAGACCAAGAGAAACGGGCAATAATGAGGATGCACGCTTATATGGGCAGAGTGGTGTCTGGCAGTGTGATCATTTTCGCGTATGTTGCTACAGTTCTTTTCATGATTGTGCCTGTGCTAGCTGGTGTGGAAGaggaagatatatttaacgtAACGGAGGAAAGTGCACCGGATTATCCTATGCCTTCGGAATATGTAATGGAACTTATAAAAATGCCGgataatttatactttatagttTTTATCATAGAGTGCCTGATGCGGCTATTAGTAAGCACTGGAAATCTAG GTAGTGATTCGTTGTTCTTCGGCATCACTTTTCATCTGTGCGGTCAAGTGGAAATTCTAAAGCTAGATTTCAACAGACTAGGCAACGAGAACGAAAGAACCATGGAACATTTCACCGTATTAATCAAGAGGCATATTTACTTACTAAATCTAGCCAAGATGCTGAACGAGACGATCAGCTCTATCTTAGTCGTGCAACTATTCGCGAGTTGTATACTTATTTGTACAACCG GATTTCAATTTATTCTCGATCTGAGCGTTGGAAACATCGTCATGGCAACAAAAACATTTATAGTATTGAGCACTCTGTTGGTGCAATTGTTTGCATACAGCTACGTGGGCGAATATTTAAAGCTTCAAATGGAAGGCGTTGGTGACTCGGTGTATTTCTGCAGTTGGTACGATATACCGACAAGCATGgcaaaagatattatttatgtcATTATGAAAAGTCAAGATCCAGTTTCCTTGAAGGCTGGCAAATTCTTCATCGTCAACATGGAAACGTACATGAGTATTCTGAAAACTTCGATGTCGTACCTTTCAGTACTTCGAGTAATGGTAAATGCTTG gTTTGTTCAAACTCTCCTGAGTGCTGTATGCATGAATAATAGATCAAAGAAGAGAACGTATGCAC GCATACCTCACAGTAAAGTCTGTTTTCAAAAAATGCGCGAGAAGGTAGCAATCGAGGAGTACGTACGGAATTTTCTAGTGCAGGAGACGGTGTTGAAAGTAGTTGGTATTTGGCCCACGAGAAACGGATCCTCCTTTGGTCGCTGGATTTTTGCGATGATGACGCAA ATCAGTACTATCTACAGCCTGTCTCTGGAAGTTTATCGTCACTGTCTCGACATCGACGACACGATGGATGCATTCGTCATGGATCTTTCTTCCATCGTCAGCCTCGCGAAACTATTCATCATGCGCCGGAATTCGAAGCACGCTTACGTTCTTATAAATTCAGTTCTGAAGGACTGGTCGGCTGTTAATGATTCTCGTCATGAAGATATTATGACAGAATACTATAAAAAAGGACGGATCGTTTCATTGACAATACTGTATCTCGGTTATGCTTCTGGATTGTCTTTCATCGTCAAAGCATTACCCTTTGGAGAGATTCTGCCGTTCAAG ATGTTCCAAAACTCGGCGAATTCATCAGCAAATCTAAAAGGTTCCTTGGAAATGAATTATTTCCTGGCAAGCTATTGTGTGTTTGGCTCACTACCATTGCTCCAGCAGATCTGCGTATTGATATTGCAGGCAATGCACATTTTCGTCAACGCGGTTGCTCATTGCGCCAACGATGGATTATTCTTCAGCTTAACGATGCATCTCTGTGGCCAGTTCGAGGTTCTCAAGATGAATTTTACCAAGTTCGAGCTGCAGGAATTTGGCTGCCACAAAAAGCTTCGATTTCTCGTGAAACGACACTGTCAGCTCCTGATGCTGGCCAATGATCTCGAGCAAACCTTCAATATGATCATTCTTGTGCAGCTACTGATGAGCGCCTTATTAATTTGCGTCGAAg GTTTCGTGTTCCTGGTCTGTCTGGCCACGAGAGACAACTTCGGTGCATTGAAAAGCGTCGTTCTGATGGTGACGTTACTCATACAGCTGTACCTTTACGCCTATGCAGGTGACGTTCTCGAGTCTCGATCCACCGAGATCGCGCATGGTGTCTACGATTCGCCTTGGTATCAACCTCGAGGACACGTAGCAAGGGATTTGATGATGATAATCAACCGCGGACACAGATCGTACCACGTGACAGCTGGGAAATTCCTCTCGATGAACATATTCACATTCAAAGAAATTCTGAGGTCATCAGCTTCCTATTTGTCCGTTCTGAAAGTAATGATGGACACGTGA
- the LOC139991103 gene encoding uncharacterized protein: MKESSDEDFAYAMTPLKIMSWPVGTWPLQVYDIFSAIRAIIAILLLLLMLSIVQMELYLDSSDAKKNLDALLLITCGILALSKIIRFRIQPDGLVTNFISAIKDYNELKDQEKRVIMRRHAYMGRLVSASVIFSSCIGSTLYLTIPMLSGDEEKHIVNVTKETITDYPIPSECVIAVIQLPDNLFFMIFIIEYLMLLFTSTGNLGSDTLFFGIIFHLCGQVEILRLEFNRLGNKNERTMERFIVLIKRHIYLLNLTQMLNDTISSILVMQLLSSCVLICTTGFQLILDLSIGNIIMTMKGFIVLNAMLVQLFAYSYVGDYLTRQMKGISDSMYFCNWYDVSKSMAKDIIYVIMRAQYPVFLKAGNFFIVNMETYMSILKTSMSYLSVLRVMVNAQFVNIWEERKGRYSRGRRIISRSSFSRMKELSRKDFAYAMTPMKIVSWPVGTWPLQNYGIFSAMRGIIVISLVLLMLAILQMEIYLDSGDAGKNVEALILITSGVVALSKIIWFRIRPAGLISNFTSAVKDYEELEGQDKRLIVRRHAYIGRVASASVIFSSYIGSTLYMTIPMLAGDEEKDIVNVTEESTTDYPIPSECVMALMQLPDNLYFMVFIIEYLMLLFTSTGNLGNVSSCLMNCSLSEAMLINPYLASERYIYRYLLRVAQESCSFNLKYGLGSDSLLFGIIFHLCGQVEILKLEFNKLSNENERTMEHFIVLIKRHVYLLNLAKMLNETISFVLVMQLFTSCILICTTGFQFILDLSIGNIVMAMKTFIVMSCLLVQLFAYSYVGEYLKRQMESVGDSVYFCSWYHVPKNIAKGIVFVIMRSQDPVSLKAGKFFIVNMETYMNILKTSMSYLSVLRVMVNP; encoded by the exons ATGAAAGAGTCGTCGGATGAAGATTTCGCTTACGCGATGACTCCGTTGAAGATCATGTCGTGGCCTGTAGGAACCTGGCCTCTTCAAGTGTACGATATCTTCTCTGCTATACGTGCCATAATCGCGATTTTACTTCTG CTACTCATGCTGAGCATCGTGCAAATGGAGTTGTATTTAGACAGTAGCGACGCCAAGAAGAATCTAGACGCTCTACTATTAATTACCTGCGGCATTTTGGCGTTATCAAAGATCATACGTTTTCGTATTCAGCCTGATGGTCTTGTTACTAATTTTATCTCGGCAATTAAAGATTATAACGAACTGAAAGACCAAGAGAAACGAGTGATAATGCGAAGACACGCTTATATGGGTAGACTGGTGTCTGCTAGTGTGATATTTTCTTCGTGCATCGGCTCGACTCTTTACTTGACTATCCCTATGCTGTCTGGAGATGAAGAAAAACATATAGTTAACGTAACGAAAGAAACTATAACGGATTACCCTATCCCTTCCGAATGTGTAATAGCCGTTATACAATTGCCGGATAATTTGTTCTTTATGATTTTTATCATAGAGTACTTGATGCTGTTATTCACGAGCACTGGAAATCTAG GAAGCGATACGTTGTTCTTCGGTATTATTTTTCACCTGTGCGGACAGGTAGAAATTCTGAGATTAGAGTTCAATAGACTAGGTAACAAGAACGAAAGAACAATGGAACGTTTCATCGTGTTAATCAAGAGGCACATTTACTTATTGAACCTAACCCAGATGTTGAACGATACAATTAGCTCTATCTTAGTTATGCAACTACTCTCGAGCTGTGTGCTTATTTGCACAACCG GATTTCAACTTATTCTCGATCTGAGCATTGGAAACATAATCATGACGATGAAAGGATTTATAGTTCTGAACGCTATGTTGGTGCAACTATTTGCATACAGTTATGTGGGCGATTATTTAACGCGCCAAATGAAAGGTATCAGCGACTCGATGTATTTTTGCAACTGGTATGATGTATCGAAAAGTATGgcaaaagatattatttatgttattatgAGAGCTCAATATCCAGTGTTCTTGAAGGCTGGCAATTTCTTTATCGTCAATATGGAAACGTATATGAGTATTCTGAAAACGTCTATGTCGTATCTTTCAGTCCTTCGAGTAATGGTAAATGCT caatttgttaatatatgggaagaaagaaagggacgGTACTCGCGTGGACGTAGAATTATTTCTCGATCTTCGTTTTCGAGGATGAAGGAGTTGTCGAGGAAAGACTTCGCTTACGCGATGACACCGATGAAGATCGTATCGTGGCCTGTTGGTACCTGGCCTCTTCAAAATTATGGTATCTTCTCCGCTATGCGTGGCATCATTGTGATCTCTCTTGTG TTGCTAATGCTAGCCATCTTGCAAATGGAAATATACTTAGATAGCGGCGACGCTGGAAAAAACGTGGAAGCtttgatattaattacaaGCGGCGTTGTGGCTTTGTCAAAAATCATATGGTTTCGTATTCGACCTGCTGgccttatttcgaattttaccTCTGCGGTTAAGGATTATGAAGAATTGGAGGGTCAGGACAAACGATTGATAGTACGAAGACACGCTTATATAGGCAGAGTAGCATCTGCCAGTGTGATATTTTCTTCGTACATCGGCTCCACTCTTTACATGACCATTCCTATGCTGGCTGGAGATGAAGAAAAGGATATAGTTAACGTAACAGAAGAAAGTACAACGGATTACCCTATACCTTCCGAATGTGTAATGGCCCTTATGCAATTGCCGgataatttgtactttatgGTTTTTATCATAGAGTACTTGATGCTGTTATTCACCAGCACTGGAAATTTAGGTAATGTATCGTCTTGTCTTATGAATTGCTCATTGTCAGAAGCCATGCTAATTAATCCATA TTTGGCTTCTGAAAGATACATATACAGATATTTGCTCAGAGTAGCGCAAGAATCTTGTTCATTCAATTTGAAATATGGATTAGGAAGCGATTCGTTGCTCTTCGGTATCATTTTTCACCTGTGCGGTCAGGTAGAAATTTTGAAGCTGGAATTCAATAAACTGAGCAACGAGAATGAAAGAACCATGGAACATTTCATCGTATTAATCAAGAGGCATGTTTACTTACTGAACTTAGCCAAGATGCTGAACGAGACGATCAGCTTTGTCTTGGTTATGCAACTATTCACGAGTTGTATACTTATTTGTACAACAG GATTTCAATTTATTCTCGATCTGAGCATTGGAAACATAGTCATGGCGATGAAAACATTTATAGTAATGAGCTGTCTGTTGGTTCAATTGTTTGCATACAGTTACGTGGGTGAATATTTAAAGCGTCAAATGGAGAGCGTTGGTGACTCTGTGTACTTCTGCAGCTGGTATCATGTACCGAAAAATATAGCAAAAGGTATTGTTTTTGTCATTATGAGAAGCCAAGATCCAGTTTCCTTGAAGGCTGGGAAATTCTTTATTGTCAATATGGAAACGTATATGAATATTCTGAAAACATCGATGTCGTATCTTTCAGTCCTTCGAGTAATGGTAAATCCttga